A genomic segment from Methanolobus zinderi encodes:
- a CDS encoding ribosome biogenesis/translation initiation ATPase RLI, with protein MRIAILNKDRCQPRRCSHECEKYCPRVRTGDETIVFQEDGKPSISEELCVGCGICINKCPFDAIMIIGLPEELTEPTHRYGPNAFALYGLPVPQVGRVTGILGPNGIGKSTAVQILSGTLVPNFGEGEGNWERVLEYYSGTVLYDYFSDVVDGNIKVSQKPQYVDLIPKAFKGKTSELLEKTDERGVLDELVERLDLSHIIDRKITELSGGELQRVAIAACAAKDADFYFFDEISPYLDIYQRINSAQLIQEMAEEKAVLVVEHDLAILDMLADVVHVAYGQPGAYGVITYPKGVRIGINQYLKGYLPEENVRIRPEAIKFEVHPPREETDVETLVEYNSFSKSYDEAFSLETEEGSLREGEVLGIVGPNGIGKSTFVKMLAGEIEPDEGELDLDISISYKPQYIKGDSPLQVQYFLRGISSKFDTSYFQSEVAKPLQLEQLYERSLTDLSGGELQRVAIAACLCRDADMYILDEPSAHLDVEQRSMTTRVIKRFAENSSKTAMVVDHDIYMIDMLSERLIVFEGEPAVYGKAHQPASMQAGMNQFLENLDITFRRDEDTSRPRVNKPHSRLDREQKAKKEYYYHNIE; from the coding sequence ATGCGAATAGCCATACTGAACAAAGACAGATGCCAGCCAAGACGTTGCAGTCACGAATGTGAAAAGTACTGTCCCAGAGTGAGGACCGGTGATGAGACCATTGTTTTCCAGGAAGACGGAAAACCGTCCATCTCCGAAGAACTCTGCGTGGGCTGTGGTATCTGTATCAACAAATGTCCGTTCGATGCCATCATGATCATAGGCCTTCCGGAAGAGCTCACGGAACCCACACACAGGTACGGTCCGAATGCCTTTGCACTTTACGGGCTTCCGGTCCCGCAGGTAGGCAGGGTGACAGGTATCCTTGGTCCGAACGGTATCGGTAAAAGTACAGCCGTACAGATACTCTCCGGAACCCTCGTACCCAACTTCGGTGAGGGTGAAGGTAACTGGGAAAGAGTGCTTGAATATTACTCCGGCACGGTTCTTTATGATTATTTCAGTGATGTGGTGGATGGTAATATCAAGGTCTCACAGAAACCACAGTACGTGGACCTGATCCCAAAGGCATTCAAAGGCAAGACAAGTGAACTTCTAGAGAAGACCGATGAGCGTGGTGTTCTTGACGAGCTGGTCGAGAGACTTGACCTGTCCCACATAATCGACAGGAAGATCACAGAGCTCAGTGGAGGAGAACTCCAGAGGGTTGCCATTGCTGCCTGTGCAGCCAAGGATGCGGATTTCTATTTCTTTGACGAGATAAGCCCCTACCTTGATATCTACCAGCGTATCAATTCCGCCCAGCTCATACAGGAAATGGCAGAGGAAAAGGCGGTGCTGGTGGTAGAGCACGACCTTGCGATACTTGACATGCTTGCAGATGTGGTACATGTGGCCTACGGTCAGCCCGGTGCCTATGGTGTGATAACCTATCCGAAGGGTGTACGTATCGGAATCAACCAGTATCTTAAGGGTTATCTGCCCGAGGAGAACGTGCGTATCCGTCCGGAAGCTATCAAGTTCGAGGTACACCCCCCGAGAGAAGAGACAGATGTGGAAACACTTGTGGAGTATAACAGCTTCTCCAAAAGCTATGATGAGGCTTTCTCCCTTGAAACAGAAGAGGGCTCCCTGAGAGAAGGTGAGGTGCTGGGTATAGTAGGTCCAAACGGTATCGGTAAGTCCACATTCGTCAAAATGCTTGCAGGCGAGATCGAACCCGATGAAGGCGAACTTGATCTGGACATCTCCATATCATACAAACCCCAGTACATCAAGGGCGACAGTCCCCTGCAGGTACAGTATTTCCTTCGTGGCATCTCCTCGAAGTTTGATACGAGCTACTTCCAGTCCGAGGTGGCAAAACCGCTGCAGCTCGAGCAACTCTATGAACGCTCCCTGACAGATCTCAGTGGTGGAGAGCTACAGAGGGTTGCGATCGCAGCCTGTCTCTGCCGTGATGCGGACATGTATATTCTCGACGAGCCAAGCGCACACCTGGATGTTGAACAACGTTCAATGACCACCAGGGTGATCAAGAGATTTGCAGAGAACAGCAGTAAGACCGCGATGGTAGTTGACCACGATATCTATATGATCGACATGCTCAGCGAGCGTCTGATCGTTTTCGAAGGTGAGCCTGCGGTCTACGGTAAGGCACACCAGCCTGCCAGTATGCAGGCCGGAATGAACCAGTTCCTTGAAAATCTGGATATCACCTTCAGGCGTGATGAGGATACGTCCCGGCCTCGTGTCAACAAGCCTCATTCAAGACTTGACAGGGAACAGAAGGCTAAAAAGGAGTACTACTATCATAATATAGAGTAG
- a CDS encoding MBL fold metallo-hydrolase produces the protein MVDLGIMVFRQKNSRGSFKPHLSVKFRSGEDELVTFSIDTTRTPAKYPQPDAYLITHAHSDHNGKSAMLSDRSICTGKTAHALEIRHDRDYKGRTVELGASIEVNGVKVSTFPNFHTVGSSAFYWENDVGTRILVTGDVKDASQLPECDVLITEANYGDPGDTTCYFDDDIQGFSSALEDNSCVAFGAYAFGKAQRAVELMRSCGYDGAVEMEEKSLQLTRSLLDDAGELACIGESCGDSVCIVPPWDLDKLPSDMAKFVMTGRADYRYPAIQISDHLDARGLTSMVHQLDPEFTVVYHPGGHRPGKFAGHLNSQGFNAIAIDKINNVLSNEFI, from the coding sequence ATGGTCGACCTTGGGATCATGGTTTTCAGGCAGAAGAACTCGAGAGGTTCCTTCAAGCCACATCTGTCTGTAAAGTTTAGGTCCGGGGAAGACGAACTGGTCACATTCTCCATAGATACGACAAGGACCCCTGCGAAGTATCCGCAACCTGATGCCTATCTTATCACTCATGCACATTCCGATCATAACGGCAAATCTGCAATGCTTTCAGATCGTTCCATATGCACAGGGAAGACCGCCCATGCCCTTGAGATCCGGCATGACAGGGACTATAAGGGCAGGACCGTGGAACTTGGTGCTTCCATTGAGGTCAATGGTGTCAAGGTCAGTACATTCCCTAATTTTCATACCGTGGGTTCAAGTGCCTTCTACTGGGAAAATGATGTGGGAACCCGCATACTTGTCACAGGTGATGTAAAGGATGCCTCGCAGCTTCCGGAGTGTGATGTACTCATAACCGAGGCCAACTACGGGGATCCCGGGGATACCACTTGTTATTTTGATGATGATATCCAGGGATTCTCCTCTGCGCTGGAGGATAACAGCTGTGTTGCCTTTGGAGCCTATGCTTTCGGCAAGGCCCAGCGGGCTGTGGAACTGATGCGCAGCTGCGGCTACGACGGGGCCGTGGAAATGGAAGAGAAATCCCTGCAACTGACACGCTCCCTGCTTGATGATGCAGGTGAACTCGCATGTATCGGTGAATCATGCGGGGATTCCGTCTGCATCGTACCACCCTGGGATCTTGATAAACTGCCATCGGATATGGCTAAGTTTGTCATGACGGGCAGAGCTGACTATCGCTATCCTGCCATTCAGATAAGCGACCATCTGGATGCACGGGGACTGACATCAATGGTCCACCAACTTGATCCGGAATTTACAGTGGTCTATCATCCCGGAGGACACAGGCCCGGAAAGTTTGCCGGCCATCTGAACTCTCAGGGATTCAATGCAATTGCAATTGACAAAATAAACAATGTTCTGAGCAATGAGTTTATCTAG
- a CDS encoding thioredoxin family protein: MDHFSFKRKGVNMSKPELLDFSATWCGPCKMQKPFLDKVKEEFGDQVDVKVIDVDQNQEMAAKYGIQAVPTLIIVKDGEAVKRFTGVTTAGILIEELKKVL, from the coding sequence ATAGATCATTTTTCATTCAAAAGAAAAGGTGTTAATATGAGCAAACCGGAATTATTGGATTTCAGTGCAACATGGTGCGGACCCTGCAAGATGCAGAAGCCTTTCCTTGATAAGGTAAAGGAAGAGTTCGGAGACCAGGTTGATGTAAAGGTCATTGATGTGGATCAGAATCAGGAAATGGCTGCAAAATATGGCATACAGGCTGTTCCGACACTCATTATAGTGAAGGACGGAGAGGCAGTCAAACGCTTTACAGGCGTGACCACTGCCGGTATCCTGATCGAGGAACTCAAGAAAGTACTCTAA
- a CDS encoding nicotinate-nucleotide pyrophosphorylase, with the protein MMDFFELYLSEDCPYGDETTELLDIQGNGRLRIISREHGVAACMDDLADFYKKKGLEVVTCPDNGAEFYPNDVIFEAQGELPVLFKLWRVSQTFLSLVCAIASNTRIAVELAHKVNAGVEIATSRKTHPGFRKYELKAVKTGGGQHHRNSLSDSILVTQNHFNVAGDFGKLRAMKKVEIEPRTREEAFKYAPLADVLLLDHYSPEELETLVPELRSVNPHIEIGVGGIDLKMVSEYAKHVDFIVTSSLYYSKPLDLTTKIRKL; encoded by the coding sequence ATGATGGATTTTTTTGAGCTTTACCTTTCGGAGGACTGCCCGTACGGTGATGAGACCACAGAACTTCTGGATATTCAGGGCAATGGCAGGCTGCGGATAATTTCCCGGGAACACGGGGTTGCTGCATGTATGGATGACCTGGCTGACTTCTATAAAAAGAAGGGTCTGGAAGTTGTCACGTGTCCCGATAACGGTGCTGAGTTCTATCCCAATGATGTGATATTCGAAGCTCAGGGTGAGCTGCCGGTGCTTTTTAAACTCTGGCGCGTGTCCCAGACATTTCTCTCACTGGTATGTGCCATAGCTTCCAATACCCGCATTGCCGTTGAACTTGCTCATAAGGTCAATGCAGGTGTGGAAATTGCAACCAGCAGGAAGACACATCCGGGATTCCGGAAATACGAGCTCAAGGCCGTAAAGACCGGAGGAGGCCAGCATCATCGCAACTCCCTCAGTGATTCCATCCTTGTCACACAGAATCATTTCAACGTGGCCGGAGATTTCGGAAAACTTCGGGCCATGAAAAAGGTCGAGATTGAACCAAGGACCCGGGAGGAGGCCTTCAAATACGCTCCCCTTGCGGATGTACTGCTTCTGGACCATTACAGTCCTGAAGAGCTGGAAACCCTCGTGCCGGAACTTCGGTCCGTGAATCCGCACATTGAGATCGGGGTCGGCGGTATTGATCTTAAAATGGTTTCCGAGTATGCAAAACATGTGGATTTTATCGTGACGAGTTCTCTTTATTATTCAAAGCCTCTGGATCTGACCACTAAAATAAGAAAACTTTGA
- the acs gene encoding acetate--CoA ligase yields MSDNFDVKLDTKSYLPDPSVKEDSWMGDYEKAYDESVKDPEAHWEKVAEELEWFEKWDRVREWEHPYAKWFVNAKMNITCNCLDRHVFNGRKNKVALIWVGDDGEEQVITYRQLYREVMRFANGLKSLGVGRGDRVCIYMPLVPEQIIAMLACARIGAVHSVVFGGFGSNALRSRIKDAQAKIVVTADASLRRGKRLDLKSIVDEAVVGSSSVEKIVVLRRMKPQMELFSEIEVDFYEIMEGVEKECEPEVMDAEDPLFILYTSGTTGPAKGIVHACGGYMVGTYYTTKNMFDLKEGDVMWCTADPGWITGHSYIVYGPLAMGATILISETTPDYPDPGVWWDMIEEFDVTVFYTAPTAIRMFMKLGEEWPNKYNLGSLRVLGSVGEPLNPEAFEWYYRVIGKEKCPILDTWWQTETGMHMLTTAVGEPMKPGFAGRPVPGIVADVVDENGEPVPPGTGGFLVIKEPWPSMMRTVYNNDERYRQYWNSINNYYAAGDLAVKDEDGYIMILGRSDDVLIVAGHNIGSAEVESALVSHEVVAEAAVIGKPDPLKGDSIKAFIILRMGYEPAEKLKLDLLYHVRMNLGPIAMPSEIEFVDSLPKTRSGKIMRRVLKAQELGMDPGDVSTLEE; encoded by the coding sequence ATGTCTGATAACTTTGATGTCAAACTGGATACAAAGAGTTACCTTCCGGACCCTTCCGTAAAGGAAGACTCATGGATGGGGGATTATGAAAAGGCCTATGATGAATCCGTAAAAGACCCGGAGGCTCACTGGGAGAAGGTTGCGGAGGAACTCGAATGGTTTGAGAAATGGGACCGTGTAAGAGAATGGGAGCACCCTTATGCAAAATGGTTCGTCAACGCCAAAATGAACATTACCTGCAATTGCCTGGACCGGCATGTGTTCAACGGGAGAAAGAACAAGGTAGCTCTCATATGGGTTGGGGATGACGGAGAAGAGCAGGTGATAACATATCGTCAGCTTTACCGTGAGGTTATGAGGTTTGCAAACGGACTCAAGTCCCTGGGAGTTGGAAGAGGTGACCGGGTGTGTATCTATATGCCCCTTGTTCCAGAGCAGATAATTGCAATGCTCGCATGTGCCCGTATAGGTGCGGTACACAGTGTCGTCTTCGGAGGTTTCGGCTCCAATGCCCTGCGCTCCAGGATAAAGGATGCACAGGCAAAGATAGTAGTCACAGCAGATGCAAGCCTCAGACGTGGTAAACGCCTGGACCTGAAATCCATTGTCGACGAAGCCGTAGTAGGTTCTTCAAGCGTTGAGAAGATCGTCGTTCTCAGAAGGATGAAGCCACAGATGGAGCTCTTCTCGGAGATCGAGGTTGATTTCTACGAGATCATGGAAGGCGTGGAGAAGGAATGCGAGCCTGAGGTCATGGATGCCGAAGACCCTCTCTTCATTCTCTATACAAGTGGTACCACAGGTCCTGCAAAGGGAATTGTCCATGCCTGCGGAGGATATATGGTGGGCACATACTATACCACGAAAAACATGTTCGACCTCAAAGAGGGGGATGTTATGTGGTGTACTGCAGACCCCGGCTGGATCACAGGTCACAGTTACATAGTCTACGGTCCGCTTGCAATGGGCGCTACGATCCTGATCTCCGAGACAACACCTGATTATCCGGATCCGGGTGTCTGGTGGGATATGATCGAGGAGTTTGACGTTACGGTCTTCTACACCGCACCCACGGCTATCCGCATGTTCATGAAGCTGGGTGAGGAGTGGCCGAACAAATATAACCTGGGCTCCCTCCGGGTACTGGGTTCTGTGGGCGAACCTCTCAATCCGGAGGCCTTCGAATGGTACTACCGTGTAATCGGAAAGGAGAAGTGTCCGATACTGGATACCTGGTGGCAGACCGAAACGGGTATGCATATGCTCACAACTGCGGTGGGCGAGCCAATGAAGCCCGGATTTGCGGGCAGGCCCGTACCCGGAATAGTTGCCGATGTGGTGGATGAGAACGGTGAGCCGGTGCCTCCCGGGACTGGCGGTTTCCTGGTAATAAAGGAACCATGGCCGTCCATGATGAGGACCGTTTACAACAACGATGAGAGATACCGCCAGTACTGGAACTCCATCAACAACTACTATGCAGCCGGTGACCTTGCGGTAAAGGATGAGGACGGCTATATCATGATACTCGGACGTTCGGATGATGTGCTGATCGTAGCCGGGCACAATATCGGCAGTGCGGAAGTGGAAAGTGCCCTTGTGTCCCATGAGGTGGTTGCTGAAGCCGCAGTTATCGGAAAACCTGATCCGCTCAAGGGTGATTCCATCAAGGCTTTCATTATACTCCGCATGGGTTACGAGCCCGCTGAGAAGCTGAAACTTGATCTGCTGTATCATGTGAGGATGAACCTGGGCCCCATCGCCATGCCTTCGGAAATAGAGTTCGTGGACTCTCTTCCCAAGACCCGCAGCGGAAAGATCATGCGCAGGGTGCTCAAAGCACAGGAGCTTGGCATGGATCCCGGGGATGTTTCAACTCTGGAGGAATGA
- a CDS encoding nascent polypeptide-associated complex protein: protein MFPGIGGRGMNPAKVKQMMKQMGIDIKEVNDVEQVIIRTPDKDIVFNDANVSIMTAQGTDTYQIVGTPEEVAREVEVPDDDVRLVAEQTGVSEDEAREALKNANGDLAEAILALSA from the coding sequence ATGTTTCCGGGAATCGGCGGCAGGGGAATGAACCCTGCAAAAGTCAAGCAAATGATGAAACAGATGGGTATAGACATCAAAGAAGTCAACGATGTTGAACAGGTCATCATTAGAACTCCTGATAAGGACATTGTGTTCAATGATGCAAACGTATCCATCATGACAGCACAGGGTACGGATACCTATCAGATAGTCGGTACCCCGGAAGAGGTTGCCAGGGAAGTTGAAGTACCTGACGACGATGTAAGGCTGGTAGCAGAACAGACCGGCGTCTCAGAAGACGAGGCAAGAGAAGCACTGAAGAATGCCAACGGTGACCTGGCGGAAGCCATACTGGCACTCTCAGCCTGA
- a CDS encoding HesB/IscA family protein, with amino-acid sequence MVEVSEKAAAELKSLLEEQDKQDHSLRIFIAGMSCCGVQYGMSLENEISEEEDVTEEVNGLKIVMNKNDVEGLSSATIDYVDGPQGKGFVIDNSSSANACGSCGGGCS; translated from the coding sequence ATGGTAGAAGTAAGTGAGAAAGCAGCAGCAGAATTAAAATCATTGCTCGAGGAGCAGGACAAACAGGACCATTCATTAAGGATATTCATAGCAGGAATGAGCTGCTGTGGTGTTCAGTACGGAATGTCACTGGAAAATGAGATCAGCGAAGAAGAAGACGTTACTGAGGAAGTAAACGGCCTTAAGATCGTTATGAACAAGAATGACGTGGAAGGTCTCTCCTCCGCAACCATTGACTATGTGGACGGACCACAGGGCAAGGGTTTCGTTATCGATAACTCTTCTTCAGCAAACGCATGCGGATCATGTGGTGGCGGTTGCTCTTAA
- a CDS encoding RAD55 family ATPase, translated as MDYSFDGTGGYRIPTGISGLDVQLGGGVPPGTTILALGEPGANSEMFAKQFVYGGLLNNEDVYYFSSEHPVSEIIHEMEDHKWEVGKHIENGSLQFIDAYGPRFYNVLPKEFTSNLSAKDFLKKGTDSLNLLKSTVMYKRENKYRGVVDSISYFLRAYDLNTVVEAIEIVSSVGKATGAIQLILMTSGMHDAITENNLKHICDGVIEFRLKERGSEIERTIMIRKMRGMIVPNRTISYIITNKGIELETTTRVL; from the coding sequence ATGGATTATAGTTTCGATGGAACCGGAGGATATCGTATTCCCACCGGTATAAGCGGATTGGATGTACAGCTTGGAGGAGGTGTTCCTCCAGGCACGACAATACTTGCACTGGGAGAGCCTGGAGCAAATTCGGAGATGTTCGCAAAGCAGTTCGTCTACGGAGGGCTCCTGAACAATGAGGATGTCTATTATTTCTCTTCAGAACACCCCGTATCCGAGATCATTCATGAAATGGAGGATCACAAATGGGAAGTAGGAAAGCACATCGAGAACGGCAGTCTCCAGTTTATCGATGCTTACGGTCCCAGGTTCTACAATGTGCTTCCCAAAGAGTTCACAAGTAATCTTTCTGCAAAGGATTTCCTGAAAAAAGGGACTGATTCCCTGAACCTGCTCAAATCCACGGTCATGTACAAAAGAGAGAACAAGTACCGTGGTGTGGTCGATTCGATCTCCTATTTCCTGCGTGCATATGATCTCAATACTGTCGTGGAGGCCATAGAGATAGTATCTTCCGTTGGCAAGGCAACGGGAGCCATCCAGCTCATACTCATGACCAGCGGCATGCATGATGCAATTACCGAGAACAATCTCAAGCACATATGTGACGGTGTCATCGAGTTCAGGCTCAAGGAACGCGGCAGTGAGATCGAGCGCACCATCATGATCCGGAAGATGCGCGGGATGATCGTTCCCAACAGGACGATATCATACATTATCACTAACAAGGGAATTGAGCTTGAAACCACTACACGGGTACTCTGA
- the hisI gene encoding phosphoribosyl-AMP cyclohydrolase, with the protein MIDLDELKYDDNGLIQAIAQDNDTKEVLMSAFMNREALEKTIETGIVHYWSRSRGKLWKKGESSGHMQDVKAIYIDCDMDAVLIMVEQEGGACHTGYRSCFYRTIEGDVTGKKIFDPEDVY; encoded by the coding sequence ATGATAGATCTGGATGAGCTGAAGTATGATGATAATGGCCTGATACAGGCAATTGCGCAGGACAATGATACAAAAGAAGTGCTTATGTCCGCTTTTATGAACAGGGAAGCACTCGAGAAGACCATTGAGACAGGAATAGTCCACTACTGGAGCCGCAGCCGTGGCAAACTCTGGAAAAAAGGAGAGAGCTCCGGCCATATGCAGGATGTAAAAGCAATCTACATCGACTGCGACATGGATGCGGTCCTGATCATGGTCGAGCAGGAAGGCGGCGCATGCCACACAGGCTACAGATCATGTTTTTACCGCACGATCGAAGGAGATGTAACAGGGAAGAAAATATTTGACCCTGAAGACGTGTACTGA
- a CDS encoding PINc/VapC family ATPase: MIEGSKDGQKVVPDTSSVIDAIISEGVKRGDFKGSSIVIPEAVVAELEAQANRGLEIGFEGLEELQRLQDLANENRIKLFFHGKRPNLDQVKLARGGEIDSLIRETAIELGAKFITGDRIQSMVAKAMGIDVEFVKPEPKDPEPLSIEKFFTPDTMSVHLKNRVPPMAKKGSIGDVRYVKIGDVPSTYGELKDMSRELLDRARSDHNSFFELSFSGASVLQIGNMRIAIANPPFSDDFEITAVRPVASVSLEQYRLSDKLKERIRDQRGILISGPPGAGKSTFAAGVATYLNNKGFVVKTMESPRDLQVPNEITQYAPLDDSLENTADVLLLVRPDYTIYDEVRKTKDFEIFSDMRLAGVGMIGVVHANRAVDAIQRLIGRVELGVIPQVVDTVIFIDKGEVAKVQILQFTVKVPAGMMEQDLARPVILISDFETGKSEFEIYTYGEQVVVMPLGEEQERKPSWKLAEGEVQEVLEDYASGPVSVEMVSDSRALVKVREKDLPRIIGKGGSTIDDIERMLGIHIDVRRSDEKEQKKQGEEKEIKPQRPIIERTDRHVILNVPELAAQDVEIYAGDRFLFSATVGRHGDIKVRNDSTVAESVLDAVEEGETVTVHMM, from the coding sequence ATGATAGAAGGTAGCAAGGACGGACAGAAAGTCGTCCCTGATACGAGTTCAGTTATAGATGCGATCATTTCTGAAGGCGTGAAAAGGGGAGATTTCAAGGGTTCCAGTATAGTTATTCCCGAAGCCGTGGTGGCGGAGCTTGAAGCACAGGCAAACCGCGGACTTGAGATCGGGTTCGAGGGACTCGAGGAGTTGCAGAGACTGCAGGATCTGGCAAACGAGAACAGGATCAAGCTTTTCTTCCATGGTAAAAGACCGAACCTCGACCAGGTAAAACTTGCCAGGGGTGGGGAGATCGATTCCCTGATACGTGAAACGGCAATCGAGCTTGGAGCGAAGTTCATTACAGGTGACAGGATACAGTCCATGGTCGCAAAGGCTATGGGCATAGATGTGGAATTTGTCAAGCCCGAACCAAAGGACCCGGAGCCCCTGAGCATAGAGAAGTTCTTCACACCGGATACCATGTCGGTCCACCTTAAGAACAGAGTCCCTCCCATGGCAAAGAAAGGCTCCATAGGGGACGTAAGATACGTCAAGATAGGCGATGTACCCAGCACTTACGGAGAACTGAAGGATATGTCAAGAGAGCTGCTTGACAGGGCACGCTCGGACCATAACTCTTTCTTCGAGCTCTCCTTCAGCGGGGCATCGGTATTGCAGATAGGCAATATGAGAATAGCCATTGCAAATCCCCCGTTCTCCGATGATTTCGAAATAACCGCAGTGCGTCCTGTGGCATCGGTATCACTGGAACAGTACCGCCTGAGCGATAAGCTCAAGGAGAGAATACGCGACCAGAGAGGAATTCTTATCTCAGGACCTCCCGGTGCAGGAAAATCCACTTTTGCCGCTGGTGTGGCAACTTACCTGAACAATAAGGGATTTGTTGTCAAGACCATGGAATCCCCCAGGGACCTGCAGGTACCGAACGAGATAACCCAGTATGCACCCCTTGATGACAGCCTGGAGAACACCGCGGACGTGCTCCTGCTTGTACGCCCGGACTATACGATCTACGATGAGGTACGCAAGACAAAGGACTTTGAGATATTCTCGGACATGAGGCTTGCAGGTGTTGGAATGATAGGAGTCGTGCATGCCAACCGGGCCGTGGATGCTATCCAGAGACTTATCGGCAGGGTTGAGCTTGGTGTGATACCCCAGGTCGTTGATACTGTGATCTTCATCGATAAAGGAGAGGTTGCCAAGGTGCAGATCCTCCAGTTCACCGTGAAAGTGCCAGCAGGCATGATGGAGCAGGATCTTGCAAGACCCGTCATCCTGATATCGGACTTTGAGACAGGAAAGAGCGAGTTCGAGATATACACATACGGCGAGCAGGTCGTTGTGATGCCCCTGGGAGAGGAGCAGGAGAGAAAACCATCCTGGAAACTTGCAGAGGGAGAGGTTCAGGAAGTGCTGGAGGACTATGCCAGCGGTCCCGTCAGCGTAGAGATGGTCTCGGACAGCCGGGCGCTGGTCAAGGTACGTGAAAAGGACCTGCCCCGCATTATAGGCAAGGGCGGCAGCACCATTGATGACATCGAGAGGATGCTAGGTATCCACATTGACGTACGCAGGTCCGATGAGAAGGAGCAAAAGAAGCAGGGTGAAGAAAAGGAGATTAAGCCCCAGCGACCCATTATAGAGCGTACCGACAGGCACGTGATCCTCAATGTTCCCGAACTGGCGGCACAGGATGTGGAAATATACGCAGGGGACAGGTTCCTGTTCTCGGCAACCGTGGGACGTCATGGTGATATCAAGGTCAGGAACGATTCCACTGTAGCAGAAAGTGTGCTGGATGCGGTTGAGGAAGGCGAGACCGTGACAGTGCATATGATGTGA
- the hepT gene encoding type VII toxin-antitoxin system HepT family RNase toxin, which yields MHYGDRIQRKLDFMQKCVSYLGSVDADSSELEDNYELRSAVERNFQLAIESAIDIGEMIISREGFERPEIYRSVFLILGRNGIIPEDFAKEFAQAAGFRNVLVHMYEEVNIDILHMFLTERLEDFDEFAKYIAQYLNRNS from the coding sequence ATGCACTACGGGGACAGAATACAAAGGAAACTTGATTTCATGCAGAAGTGTGTCAGCTATCTTGGATCCGTGGATGCAGACAGCTCCGAGCTTGAGGATAATTACGAGCTTCGTAGTGCTGTTGAGCGTAACTTCCAGCTAGCAATTGAAAGTGCGATAGACATCGGCGAGATGATAATTTCCAGAGAAGGATTCGAAAGGCCTGAGATTTACAGAAGTGTATTTCTAATATTGGGGAGGAATGGGATAATTCCCGAGGATTTTGCAAAAGAATTCGCCCAGGCAGCAGGATTCAGGAATGTTCTTGTTCATATGTATGAAGAAGTGAATATCGATATCCTTCATATGTTCCTGACAGAAAGGCTGGAGGATTTCGATGAATTTGCAAAGTACATAGCACAGTACCTAAACAGAAACTCCTGA
- the mntA gene encoding type VII toxin-antitoxin system MntA family adenylyltransferase antitoxin codes for MDSKTPIPSKEQLLPILREFFSKEECVELAYLFGSVAEGKSTALSDIDIGIYLSRGLTKVQRNKKRLEQIAGLCDLLRTDRIDLQVLNDTPPVLSFEIIRPNVLVFERDSDLKVDVEQSIMSVYLDWKYYEDRMNRHRLERILEKGLA; via the coding sequence ATGGATTCAAAAACCCCGATTCCGTCAAAAGAACAACTCCTGCCTATCCTCAGAGAGTTTTTCAGTAAAGAGGAATGTGTTGAGCTTGCCTATCTTTTTGGCTCGGTGGCAGAGGGTAAATCCACCGCTTTGAGTGACATTGACATAGGCATTTACCTGTCCCGCGGGCTGACGAAAGTCCAGAGGAACAAAAAGCGTCTTGAACAGATTGCAGGTTTATGTGATCTTCTCAGAACCGATAGGATCGACCTGCAAGTGCTCAACGATACACCTCCGGTACTCAGCTTTGAGATAATCCGGCCCAATGTTCTGGTGTTTGAAAGGGACAGTGATCTGAAGGTGGATGTAGAGCAGAGTATCATGTCCGTGTACCTTGACTGGAAATATTACGAGGACCGCATGAACCGGCACAGACTGGAAAGGATTCTGGAAAAGGGGCTGGCATAA